The Planktothrix serta PCC 8927 sequence CGTCATCTGGCCGCCCATTGGAGACGCGATTTCTACGGCTGCTAATGCTGCTGCATCCGGTGGAAATGTGAGTATTACCGCAGCAATTTATGGGGTTGTAGAACGATTATTATTACCCTTTGGATTACATCATATTTGGAATGTTCCTTTCTTTTTCCAAATCGGATCATTTACTGATCCAATTACAAATAGAGTCGTCACCGGAGATATTAATCGCTTCTTTGCAGGCGACCCAACGGCGGGAATTTTAGGGGGTGCTTATTGGTTTAAAATGTTCGGTTTACCTGCGGCTGCGATCGCAATTTGGCGGGCTGCAAAACCTAAAAATCGAGTGTTAACGGGAGGGATTATGATCTCTGCTGCTTTTACCTCTTTTTTAACCGGAATTACCGAACCGATTGAATTTTCATTTATGTTTGTAGCCCCGCCTTTATACGCTGTTCATGCGTTAATGGCTGGGTTTTGTGATTGGTTATTTGTTGCCTTGGGTGGACGGATGGGATTTACTTTTTCCCAAGGGTTTATTGACTTTTTCCTGTTTAATAGTTTAGGAACAAAAGCTTGGTTAATTCCTGCCTTGGGGCCGTTTTTTGCTGCTTTATATTTCTGTGTGTTTTACTTTGGAATTCGACAGTTTAATTTCTCAACTCCGGGTCGAGAAGAAGATGTAGAAACCGTAGAAACTACCGCAGGAACAGGTGTTGGGAGTATGGCGATGGAGTTAGTTCGAGCTTTTGGCGGACGCAGTAATATTGCTACTTTAGATGCTTGTATTACTCGGTTACGGATTACGGTTAATGATATCAAAAAGGTGAATAAAAACCGACTGAAAGCATTAGGAGCTTCGGGAGTTTTAGAAATCGGAAATAGTGCTCAAGCGATATTTGGCCCCCGTTCAGAAAATTTAAAAACAGATATGATCGAATATCTGAAAGTTGCTGGGCCAGAAGCGGATATTGTGGAGGAAATCACACCGGAAACGACAGAGGTTAATTCAACATCAAA is a genomic window containing:
- the ptsG gene encoding glucose-specific PTS transporter subunit IIBC translates to MLKNAFALLQKMGKSLMLPVSVLPIAGLLLGLGSARLIEIQNLASGTISSPKFWWLPDWLANIMKTAGDAIFGNLPIIFAISVAIGFAENDGVAALAATVGFVVFVAALGAASTTLFGFNPDDLVKVMGIPSLDTGVFGGLIMGCVAAYLFNRFFRIQLPQYLGFFAGKRFVPIVTSFAAIAMGILMSVIWPPIGDAISTAANAAASGGNVSITAAIYGVVERLLLPFGLHHIWNVPFFFQIGSFTDPITNRVVTGDINRFFAGDPTAGILGGAYWFKMFGLPAAAIAIWRAAKPKNRVLTGGIMISAAFTSFLTGITEPIEFSFMFVAPPLYAVHALMAGFCDWLFVALGGRMGFTFSQGFIDFFLFNSLGTKAWLIPALGPFFAALYFCVFYFGIRQFNFSTPGREEDVETVETTAGTGVGSMAMELVRAFGGRSNIATLDACITRLRITVNDIKKVNKNRLKALGASGVLEIGNSAQAIFGPRSENLKTDMIEYLKVAGPEADIVEEITPETTEVNSTSNDAILPTITLDAEAKNRIQEMIIALGGKQNIQSIDAVALTRLRVKIIDSNLVNENALKTAGVEGVLRLPDGILHLLVGLGAEQYAAQIQD